A single genomic interval of Pirellulaceae bacterium harbors:
- a CDS encoding alkaline phosphatase D family protein, which translates to MFNMPLFSTVRPTPFSWPTSRLLFALSVGAILLATNVQVLEAVVFQAQGEMAGEVETDSVILQSRLTSSEELAGGDVPGTSGEARFEIAEHQDFREARLTEWLKAVPGNDFIVKVKVAGLQPGKQYFYRLIYGPDREQIKTGPVCSFRTLQGSEGTESVSFVVVTGMNYMSFHYGKLQDGVRNGAGAYQGEDKQFGYPALSTIMKMKPDFFVGTGDNIYYDSRDDWEATDRRSMRRKWHAQFVQPRFVELLRHVPTYWEKDDHDHRYNDCDCEGDRPPLSDLGIQIFREQLPVVDPLDAQAKTYRTHRVNRHLQIWLVEGRDYRSPNTMVDGPEKTLWGADQMVWLKQTLLESDATWKLLISPTPMVGPDDAYKIDNHTNHQGFRHEGRAFFDWIKEQQLDQNGFHVICGDRHWQYHSVDPTGIEEFSSGALVDSNSRIGRSPGDPKSTDPEAKIRQLHFQTEASGGFLRVLVTANGSLRCEFFDEQGENLYRIEKEPPEALRVLGKNAKNQLRDYLLQRIHQQYDARRHTVVNRLASRESLEQRQAHLRDRLRTLVGDWPEKSPLQARTTGRLKGDGFQIEKVVFQSRPNHYVTANLYLPDGDGPFPGVLIACGHSSYGKAYPQYQTAAMLMAKNGMVALVYDPIGGGERRSYLSGPRNSPLQHKLDNVNSVLVGRTAVGYQAWDGLRAADYLMSRVEVDQNKSLGMTGNSGGGAQTMHLMALDDRIGPAAPCCHITSLERNFELGSAGDGCQSAPLTGALGIDHPDFFVMRAPRPTIILAAEQDYKDIRFTRKTFAEARETYDLLQRADRMQMFAFNDKHSFSQPRRQAATQWMRQWLLGDSNPVIEPELSTFEEKELWVTESGQVLREFPDAVSVAALNLSRAHELASARKDFWQTHEIPEALKKVRELAGIAEMIGPTEIERCGQIDRGDYRLEKLILRRDGEVAVPALLARATPTVKKSPVVLFVDGAGKAFGAYPGGPVEKLVRSGKTVLSLDLRGFGETSDPPNPIIYVAGDHRPAMWSMHLGKSLLGQRVEDIMAALACVPRLMEMEGTMKVDLVGVGKAGPVALHAACLDSRIDRLTLRESISSWVEDVVAQPRDLHVISHVVPSALKFYDLPDLVTLLGDRLALE; encoded by the coding sequence ATGTTTAACATGCCGCTGTTTAGTACGGTGCGACCCACACCGTTTTCTTGGCCTACCAGCCGTTTACTCTTCGCGTTATCGGTGGGGGCGATCCTGCTGGCCACCAACGTACAGGTGTTGGAAGCTGTCGTTTTCCAGGCGCAGGGTGAGATGGCCGGTGAAGTGGAAACGGATAGCGTCATTCTACAGTCCCGTTTGACGTCAAGTGAGGAGCTTGCTGGAGGGGATGTGCCGGGTACAAGCGGAGAGGCGCGATTCGAAATTGCGGAGCACCAGGACTTTCGAGAAGCTCGACTTACCGAATGGTTAAAGGCCGTACCGGGCAATGACTTTATCGTGAAGGTCAAGGTCGCTGGCCTGCAACCTGGGAAACAGTATTTCTATCGACTGATTTATGGTCCTGATCGCGAACAGATCAAGACTGGCCCAGTCTGCTCTTTTCGTACTCTGCAAGGAAGCGAGGGGACAGAGTCGGTCAGTTTTGTGGTTGTGACCGGAATGAATTACATGTCTTTTCATTACGGAAAACTTCAGGATGGAGTGCGAAACGGAGCGGGAGCTTATCAAGGCGAAGATAAACAGTTCGGGTATCCGGCTCTCTCAACCATCATGAAAATGAAGCCGGATTTTTTCGTCGGAACCGGCGACAACATTTATTATGACAGTCGGGATGATTGGGAAGCGACGGATCGTCGATCGATGCGGCGAAAGTGGCATGCGCAGTTTGTGCAGCCACGCTTTGTTGAACTGTTGCGCCACGTCCCCACCTATTGGGAAAAGGATGATCACGATCATCGCTATAATGACTGTGATTGTGAGGGCGACCGGCCTCCGCTCAGTGACTTGGGGATTCAGATTTTTCGCGAGCAATTGCCGGTTGTTGATCCGCTTGATGCCCAAGCGAAGACCTATCGGACCCATCGAGTAAACCGTCACTTGCAGATTTGGCTAGTGGAGGGACGTGATTACCGTAGTCCAAACACGATGGTTGATGGGCCAGAGAAGACGCTTTGGGGCGCTGATCAAATGGTTTGGTTGAAGCAAACTCTGCTTGAAAGCGATGCGACCTGGAAGTTGCTTATTTCGCCGACTCCGATGGTTGGTCCCGACGATGCTTACAAGATCGACAACCATACGAACCATCAGGGGTTTCGGCATGAGGGGCGTGCCTTCTTTGACTGGATTAAGGAGCAGCAACTCGATCAAAACGGATTTCATGTCATTTGCGGTGACCGACATTGGCAATATCACTCGGTTGACCCTACAGGAATCGAAGAATTCTCCAGCGGTGCCCTGGTCGATTCCAATTCCCGAATTGGTCGCAGTCCGGGCGATCCGAAATCGACTGATCCCGAGGCGAAGATCCGACAACTGCATTTTCAGACCGAAGCATCGGGTGGATTTCTTCGCGTCTTGGTGACGGCGAATGGCAGTCTTCGTTGCGAATTTTTCGACGAACAGGGCGAGAATCTTTATCGCATCGAAAAGGAGCCACCGGAAGCTCTGCGAGTGTTGGGGAAGAATGCCAAAAACCAATTGCGTGATTACCTACTCCAACGTATTCACCAGCAATACGATGCGCGACGTCACACCGTGGTTAATAGGCTTGCCTCACGGGAGTCACTGGAACAACGGCAGGCTCATTTGCGAGATCGACTTCGCACTCTTGTTGGTGATTGGCCCGAGAAGTCACCCTTGCAGGCGCGAACCACGGGCAGGTTGAAAGGTGACGGCTTTCAAATCGAAAAAGTGGTTTTTCAAAGCCGCCCCAACCATTATGTCACCGCCAATTTGTATCTTCCTGACGGCGACGGTCCTTTTCCCGGAGTGTTGATTGCTTGTGGCCACAGCTCTTATGGTAAGGCTTACCCCCAATACCAGACCGCAGCAATGCTGATGGCGAAAAATGGGATGGTGGCTTTGGTCTACGATCCCATTGGTGGAGGAGAACGGCGTTCCTATTTGAGTGGTCCCCGCAATTCACCGCTGCAACACAAATTGGACAACGTGAATTCCGTCTTGGTGGGTCGGACCGCAGTAGGGTATCAGGCTTGGGATGGACTCCGCGCGGCAGATTACTTGATGAGTCGGGTGGAAGTGGATCAAAACAAATCACTCGGAATGACCGGCAATTCAGGGGGCGGTGCGCAGACCATGCACTTGATGGCACTGGATGATCGCATCGGGCCAGCAGCGCCTTGTTGTCACATCACGAGCCTGGAACGAAACTTTGAACTGGGGAGTGCCGGAGATGGTTGCCAGTCCGCACCGTTGACAGGAGCACTCGGGATTGATCACCCGGATTTCTTTGTCATGCGAGCACCTCGGCCCACGATAATTCTTGCTGCTGAACAGGATTACAAAGACATCCGATTCACCCGGAAGACGTTCGCTGAGGCTCGGGAAACTTATGATTTGCTCCAGCGGGCCGATCGCATGCAAATGTTTGCCTTCAACGATAAGCATTCGTTCAGCCAGCCTCGCCGTCAAGCGGCGACCCAGTGGATGCGGCAATGGTTGTTGGGCGATTCAAACCCCGTGATAGAACCCGAGTTGTCGACATTTGAAGAAAAAGAGCTTTGGGTTACAGAATCAGGGCAGGTCCTTCGTGAGTTTCCCGATGCCGTCTCTGTGGCCGCTTTGAATCTAAGCCGAGCGCACGAGTTGGCTTCGGCACGTAAGGATTTTTGGCAAACGCACGAAATTCCTGAAGCATTGAAGAAGGTCCGTGAATTGGCTGGTATTGCCGAAATGATCGGTCCGACCGAAATTGAACGCTGTGGCCAGATCGATCGCGGTGATTACCGACTTGAAAAACTAATCCTGCGTCGCGATGGAGAGGTTGCCGTTCCCGCCTTATTGGCTCGAGCGACGCCCACGGTGAAAAAATCGCCAGTCGTTCTTTTTGTGGATGGGGCGGGTAAGGCGTTTGGAGCTTATCCCGGGGGACCGGTCGAGAAACTTGTGCGGTCCGGGAAGACGGTGCTCAGTCTCGATTTGCGCGGTTTTGGAGAAACATCTGATCCTCCTAATCCGATCATTTATGTAGCTGGCGACCACCGGCCCGCGATGTGGTCAATGCATCTGGGAAAAAGTTTGCTTGGTCAACGTGTGGAGGACATCATGGCCGCGTTGGCTTGTGTTCCACGTCTGATGGAAATGGAGGGGACAATGAAGGTTGATCTTGTCGGTGTCGGAAAAGCAGGGCCGGTTGCGCTTCACGCTGCCTGCTTGGATTCTCGCATCGATCGATTGACGCTGCGGGAGTCAATTAGTAGCTGGGTGGAAGATGTGGTAGCACAACCACGTGACCTTCACGTCATCAGTCACGTTGTGCCATCGGCCCTTAAGTTTTATGATCTCCCTGACCTTGTGACGCTACTTGGAGATCGACTGGCCCTAGAATGA